In Lapillicoccus jejuensis, the DNA window GGCGGTGGTGGCCGCCCTGGCCACCCTCGCCCTCACCTCCACCGCGCTGGCCGGCTCGGCCGTCGCGGCGTCCGCCGCCCCGGTCACGGGGGAGCAAGCCGTCGGCCTGGTCAACCCGTTCATCGGGTCGCAGGGCGACGGCAACACCTTCCCCGGGGCCGTCGCGCCCTTCGGGATGGCCCAGCCCTCGCCCGACACCGGCCACAACACCGGCTACGCCTACGACGAGGACCACATCCGCGGATTCTCGATGGTGCACATCTCCGGCGTCGGCTGCGGCCTCGGCGGGGACCTGCCGATCCTGCCGACCACGGGCGTGCCGACCACCGGCGACTACGCCTCCTACGCGCTGCCCTACTCGCACACCGGCGAGGAGGCGAGCCCCGGCTACTACGGGGTCGAGCTCACCGCGCCCGGCGGGCCGGTCCGCGCGGAGCTCACCGCGACGACCCGGACCGGCTGGCAGCGCTACACCTTCCCCGCCGGCTCGGACGCGACGGTCCTCGTCAACACCGGCCAGGCGCTGCACGCCGTCACCAGCTCGCAGGCCACCGTGGTCGACGACCGCACCGTCGAGACGACGGTGACCGGGCAGGGGTTCTGCCAGTCGACGACGCCGTACACCCTGCACTTCGTCACCCGCTTCTCCCGGCCGTTCGCGACGACCGGCACCTGGGCGGGGTCGGCCTTCACCCCGGGGTCGCGCGCGACCGAGGGGTCGGGGCTGCGCGGTGCGTGGTTCGGCTTCGACACCAGCAGCGACCGGACGGTCACCGCGACCACGTCGCTGTCGTACGTCGACGCCGCGGGCGCCGAGAAGAACCTCGCCGCCGAGGGCACCGGTGACTTCGACTCCGTCCACGCCGCGACCCGCTCGGCCTGGGCGCAGCGGCTGGGGCAGGTCGAGACGACCGGGGGAGCGGCCGACGACCTCGGCCCGTTCTACTCCTCGCTCTACCGGTCCTTCATCACGCCGAGCGTCGGCAGCGACGTCGACGGTCGTTACCTGGGACACGACTCGCGCCCGCACCAGGCGGACGGTGCCGCGTACTACCAGAACTTCTCGCTGTGGGACACGTACCGCACACAGGTCCAGCTGCTGGCGATGCTCGCGCCGAAGGAGTCGCGCGACCAGGCGGTCTCGCTGCTGCGCGCGGGGCAGCAGGGCGGCTGGGCGCCGCGCTGGCAGTACGGCCCGGTCGAGACCAACATCATGACCGGGGACCCGGTCACGCCGTGGCTCGTCACCGCCTGGCAGTACGGCCTGCTCGACGGGCACGCCTCGGAGGTCTACCGGCTGCTCAAGCAGAACGCCGACCAGGTGCCGCCGGCGAGCAACCCGGCCAACGGCCGGGTCGGCAACCCGTCGTACATCGCGAACGGGTACGTGCCGCTCGTCGACGGGGCGAGCGGCAAGCCGGGCGACTTCGACCTCGCGCACGGCGCCTCCGCGACGATGGAGTACGCCGTCGCCGACTGCACCCTCTCGCTGCTCGCCGACGGGCTCGGCAAGACCGACGACGCACAGCGCTACGCGCTGCGCTCGCGCGACTGGCGCTCGCTGCTCGACCCGACGACGAGGTTCCCCCGGGCCCGCGACACCGACGGGGTCTTCGTCGGCAGCGCCGACCCGGCCCTGAGCCCCGGCTTCCACGAGGGCACGGCCTGGCAGTACCAGTGGCTCGTCCCGCAGGACATGCCCGGCCTCGTCAAGGCCATGGGCGGCGCCGACGTCGCGAACGGCCGGCTCGACGCGTTCTTCGACTACGACGAGCTGCTCACCGACCCGCAGCGCGTCACCCGCGAGGTGTGGGTCAACAGCGCGTACTCGTACTACGGGCAGAGCCACTACAACCCGCAGAACGAGCCCGACCTGCACTCGCCCTACGTCTACCTGTGGACCGGTCAGCCGTGGAAGACGGCCGACGTCGTCCGCGCGGCGACCACGCTGTTCACCAACGGCCCCACCGGGATGACCGGCAACGACGACCTCGGCACGATGTCGGCCTGGCACGTCCTCAGCTCGATCGGGATCTACCCGGCCGTCGCCGGCACGCAGACGCTGGTCCTCGGCTCTCCAAAGTTCACCAAGACGGTGCTGCACCTGCCGAAGCCCTGGTTCTCCGGTGACGTGACGATCTCGGCCCCGGACTCGTCGGCGAGCAACCGCTACGTGCAGTCGGCCTCGCTCGGCGGCTCGCCGCTGCGCACGTCGTGGTTCACCGCCGACGACCTGCGTCACGGCGCCACCCTCGACGTGGCCCTCGGCTCGACGCCGTCGACGTGGGCGACCAAGCCGGGGCAGGCCCCGCCGTCGCCGTGCGCGTCGACCGGGCCCGGCACCCTGACCAACCTCTCGCTGGGGCTGACCGCGACGAGCCCGTCGTCGGTCGCCGCCGCAGGCACGGCGCAGCAGGTCGCCGTACGGGCGGACGTGGTGCTGCAGAAGGCGGGGAGGGCGACCGTCGCGGTCGCCGCGTCGGCGGCCGCACCGTTGCGGGTGACCCCGTCGCAGGCGGGCGCCACGCTCGTCTCGCGCGGCACCCCGGCGACGACGTCGGTGACGCTGCACGTCACCGTTCCGAAGGGGACCAGGGCGGGGACCTACCCGGTGACCGTCACCGCGTCCTCCGCCGTCGGGGACGTCACCCGGACGCTGCCGGTCACCGTCGTCGACGCGACGTGCTCGGCCGCGGGCAGCTCGTGCCCGGTCGACCTCGGCGCGACGCTGGACCTCGACGGCGTCGCCACCGCGGCGACGAAGACGCAGGGCAGCTTCGACGGCCAGGGCTGGAGCTTCCCGGCCGACCAGCTGCCCGCGCCCGGCGTGCAGGTCCTCGGGACGCAGGCCTTCCGGGTCCCCGACACGAGCGGGACGGCGCCGAACTTCGTCGCCCCCGCGGGGACGGCGGCGACGCTGCCGGTGGCCGGGCGGTTCTCGAGCCTGACCATGCTGGCCAGCGCCCGCAACGGTGACGCGGCGGACGTGCCGGTCGTGCTGCACTACGCGGACGGCGACGTCGCGACGACGGTCTCGGTGACCGACTGGGCCGCCGGCTCCGGCCGGTTCGGCGAGACGACGCTGGTCTCCACGACGGGGCGCGTCGACGCGCACGCCGACTCCGGCATGGACGGCCTGTCCGTCCACCTGTGGGGTGTCACGGTGCCGACGGACGCGGCCCGGACCCTGCAGTCGGTGACCCTGGGTCCGGACGACCGGGTCGCCGTCATGGCGGTGACGGGCACGCACGCCTGACCGCCGGTCCCACCGAGGGCGCGCACCCCCCGACCCCGCGGGTGCGCGCCCTCGGCGTGTTCGTGGCGTCGTACCGGCGTCGTACCGGCGTCGTACCAGGGCGTGGGCCGGGGTGCGGCCGTCCACGGCGCCGCCGTAGCGTGCCGGTGTGAGCGGCACGGGCGGGCGCGGGGGCGGGGCCCCGGAGGCGACGTCCGGGACCGGGGTCGCCTTCGAGGTGGCGAGCGTCGCGTCGGTGCAGTTCGGGGCCGGTCTGGCGGCGCGGCTGTTCCCGCTCGTGGGGCCGCTGGGGACCGTGGCCATGCGGCTGGGGTTCGCGACGATCGTCCTCACCCTCGTCACGAGGCCGTGGCGGCGGCGCTGGACGCGCGCCGAGCTGCGCGCATCGCTCGTCCTGGGGCTGAGCTTCGCGGCGATGAACACGACGCTCTACCTCGCGCTCGCGCGGCTGCCGATCGCGACGACGGTGACGCTCGAGTTCCTCGGGCCGCTGGTGCTGGCCATCGTCACCGCCGCGTCGTGGGGGGTGCGGGCGTGGGCCGTGCCGGCCGGGCTCGGCGTCGCGCTGCTGGGGGGCGCGCTGTCGCTCGCGGACCTGTGGGGTGTCGTCTTCGCGCTGACCGCGGCGGCCAGCTGGGCGGCGTACATCATCGCCAACGGCCGGGTCGGCCGCAGCGACAGCGGTCTCGCCGGGCTGACCCTCGGCACGGCGATCGCCGCCGTCATCGTCGTCCCGTTCGGCGTCGTCACCGCGGGGTCGGCGCTGTGGCACCCAACGGTGCTGCTCGCCGGTCTCGGCGTCGCGGTGCTGTCGAGCGCGCTGCCCTACAGCCTCGACCTGCTCGCCCTGCAACGGCTGCCCACCGCGGTGTTCGGGGTGCTCACCAGCCTCAACCCCGGCATGGCGGCGCTCTCCGGCCTGCTCGTGCTGGACCAGCCGCTCAGCGTGCAGGAGCTCGTCGGCATCGCCCTGGTCATGCTCGCCAGCGCCGGCGTCACGCTCGCCCCGGCGATCACCGGACGGCGGCGTCGCGGCCCCGAGCCCTTCGGCGACCCCCTCCCACCCGCCTGACCTGCCCGGACATTATCGGGTCGCCCGATAACGTCAGGCTCTGCCGGACAACCGTTCTCCGGCGGAGCCCGACGTTCTCGGGCGACCCGATAATGTCAGGAGCCGCCGCAGGACCGGGTGACGAAGTCGGCGAGGTCGGCGCTCTGCCGGAGCCGCGACTCCTCGTGGACGTACATCATGTGGCCCGCCTCGTAGTACCGGTGCTCGATGTTCGCGCGCAGCTCGGGCGGCAGGTGCAGCCGGGCGAACACGTCCTCCGCGGCGTAGTGCGGGGTGGCGCCGTCGTACCAGCCGTAGGCGACGTGGACGAGCAGGTGCGGGTTCTGGCGCATCGCGCGCTCGAGCGAGGGGCTGACGTCGATGGGCCGGCCCTCGAACTCCTTGTAGCTCCAGGGGTGCACCTTGTCGGTGATCGGTGCGTAGAGCAGCTCGTTGTCGTAGCCGAGCTCGGCCTTGACGTAGTGGTGGAACGCGGCGGCGTACGGGCCGGTGATCGCGTCCATCGACGGGTCGGCGTCCATCTCCTCGGCGATCGCGCTGGCCGCCGGGCCGGTGAAACGGCCGTCGATCCGGCCGACGGTGCGCCGCTGCTCGCGCAGCAGCTCGCCGAAGAACCGCCAGTGCTCGATGCGCAGGTCGGCCCGGTCGACGTAGTCCGCCGTCAGACCCGTGATCCGCGCGAGCGTCGCCACCGCCTCCGCCCGCTCGTCGGCGCTCAGCCGGGCGCCGCGGGACAGCACGTACGGGTAGTCGCGCGCGGCGTACGCCTCGGCCTCGTCGAGCACCTCGCGCAGCGACCGGCCGGGGTGCTTGCCGTGGTAGTGCGCGATGGCGGCGTACGTCGGCACGTAGAGCGCGTGCGCCCGGTCGTTGCGCTGCTTCTCGAAGTCGAGCGAGCCGAAGTCGAGGACGCTGGAGATGAGCGCGATCCCGTTGAGGTAGAACCCGAACCGCGACTGCAGGTGCTCGGCCAGCGCCACCGCCCGCACCGTCCCGTACGACTCCCCGAGCAGCAGCTTCGGCGACATCCACCGCCCGTGCCGCGTCGTCCAGGTGCGGATCAGCTCGCCGACGGACTCGATGTCGCCGGTGTAGCCGTGGTACGGCTTGGCCTTGCCGCCCTCGACCGCGCGCGACCACCCGGTCGAGACGGGGTCGAGCAGGACGAGGTCGCTCACCGCGAGCAGGGACTCGGGGTTGTCGACGAGCCCGTACGGCGGCCTCGCGAGGTCACCGGCGTCGCCCATCACCACCCGGCGCGGGCCGAGCAGCCCCAGGTGCAGCCAGATGCTCGCCGACCCCGGACCACCGTTGAACGCGAACGTCACCGGCCTGGTCAGCGGGTCGGCGCCGTCGAGGGTGTACGTCGTCACCGACACCTCGGCCTTGGGGCGCACCCCGACGAAGACGTCGTCCTCGTACACCTCTTCCCGGAGGACGACCCGGCCGACCGTCGCCGTGTAGGCCAGCTCCCTGCCCTCCACCGTCAGGGTGTGCCGGGTGCTGACCAGGTCGTCCTGCGGCTCGGCCCGCTCCGTCTTCTCGGTCGTCTCCGTCTTCCCGGTCTTCCCGGTCTTCTCGGTGCGCGTCTCGTCGTCGTCGGCCACGACGGCACCCTATGTCGCCTCCTCATCCTCCGCCCGACAGCCCTCAGCAGGGGATGGCGTCGGGCGGGGCAGCGTACGTGACGAGGGCGCAGTTGCTCTTGACCTGCTCGTCGTCGACGACGCGCCCGGTGCGCTTGTCGATGCTCGTGCGCCAGATCTCGTTGCTGCGGAACACGCGTCCCTCGTGGGTCCAGAAGTGCTCGTCCCGCGCCTCGACCCGGTACGAGCGGGGGGTGGGCCCGTCGGCGCGCAGCTCGCCCTCGAGGTGCCGCTCGCCGACGCGGGTGAGGACCTGGAAGGTGAGGTCGGTGTCGTTGCGGACGACGAGGTCGACGTACGGCCAGACGATCGAGCAGCCGACGCCCCAGGGGAGGACGCGGCCCTTGTCGGGGAACGGGTCGAAGGAGTGCTCCGAGCGCTCGACGACGGTGAGCGGGGAGTGCAGCACCATCCAGTGCAGGAGGTTGGCGAGCTGGCAGATGCCGCCGCCGACACCGGGTCGTGCGGTGCCCTGCGACAGGCGCATCCCCTCGACGAACCCGCGCCGGCGCGTGCAGTTGCCGACGACCCGGTTGAAGGAGAACGTCTCGCCGGGGCGGATGAGGATGCCGTCGACCTCGGCGGCCGCGAGGCGCAGGTTGGTGACCTTGTTGTGCTGCAGCCACATCTGTTCCGGGTCGAGCTCGCGCAGCAGC includes these proteins:
- a CDS encoding S10 family peptidase, whose translation is MADDDETRTEKTGKTGKTETTEKTERAEPQDDLVSTRHTLTVEGRELAYTATVGRVVLREEVYEDDVFVGVRPKAEVSVTTYTLDGADPLTRPVTFAFNGGPGSASIWLHLGLLGPRRVVMGDAGDLARPPYGLVDNPESLLAVSDLVLLDPVSTGWSRAVEGGKAKPYHGYTGDIESVGELIRTWTTRHGRWMSPKLLLGESYGTVRAVALAEHLQSRFGFYLNGIALISSVLDFGSLDFEKQRNDRAHALYVPTYAAIAHYHGKHPGRSLREVLDEAEAYAARDYPYVLSRGARLSADERAEAVATLARITGLTADYVDRADLRIEHWRFFGELLREQRRTVGRIDGRFTGPAASAIAEEMDADPSMDAITGPYAAAFHHYVKAELGYDNELLYAPITDKVHPWSYKEFEGRPIDVSPSLERAMRQNPHLLVHVAYGWYDGATPHYAAEDVFARLHLPPELRANIEHRYYEAGHMMYVHEESRLRQSADLADFVTRSCGGS
- a CDS encoding GH92 family glycosyl hydrolase, which produces MSTSTPRAPHRRAGAVVAALATLALTSTALAGSAVAASAAPVTGEQAVGLVNPFIGSQGDGNTFPGAVAPFGMAQPSPDTGHNTGYAYDEDHIRGFSMVHISGVGCGLGGDLPILPTTGVPTTGDYASYALPYSHTGEEASPGYYGVELTAPGGPVRAELTATTRTGWQRYTFPAGSDATVLVNTGQALHAVTSSQATVVDDRTVETTVTGQGFCQSTTPYTLHFVTRFSRPFATTGTWAGSAFTPGSRATEGSGLRGAWFGFDTSSDRTVTATTSLSYVDAAGAEKNLAAEGTGDFDSVHAATRSAWAQRLGQVETTGGAADDLGPFYSSLYRSFITPSVGSDVDGRYLGHDSRPHQADGAAYYQNFSLWDTYRTQVQLLAMLAPKESRDQAVSLLRAGQQGGWAPRWQYGPVETNIMTGDPVTPWLVTAWQYGLLDGHASEVYRLLKQNADQVPPASNPANGRVGNPSYIANGYVPLVDGASGKPGDFDLAHGASATMEYAVADCTLSLLADGLGKTDDAQRYALRSRDWRSLLDPTTRFPRARDTDGVFVGSADPALSPGFHEGTAWQYQWLVPQDMPGLVKAMGGADVANGRLDAFFDYDELLTDPQRVTREVWVNSAYSYYGQSHYNPQNEPDLHSPYVYLWTGQPWKTADVVRAATTLFTNGPTGMTGNDDLGTMSAWHVLSSIGIYPAVAGTQTLVLGSPKFTKTVLHLPKPWFSGDVTISAPDSSASNRYVQSASLGGSPLRTSWFTADDLRHGATLDVALGSTPSTWATKPGQAPPSPCASTGPGTLTNLSLGLTATSPSSVAAAGTAQQVAVRADVVLQKAGRATVAVAASAAAPLRVTPSQAGATLVSRGTPATTSVTLHVTVPKGTRAGTYPVTVTASSAVGDVTRTLPVTVVDATCSAAGSSCPVDLGATLDLDGVATAATKTQGSFDGQGWSFPADQLPAPGVQVLGTQAFRVPDTSGTAPNFVAPAGTAATLPVAGRFSSLTMLASARNGDAADVPVVLHYADGDVATTVSVTDWAAGSGRFGETTLVSTTGRVDAHADSGMDGLSVHLWGVTVPTDAARTLQSVTLGPDDRVAVMAVTGTHA
- a CDS encoding VanW family protein yields the protein MTTTTARRRSRTRGLRAHTARPAHQPAPRTTTTPPALGPATATPAPAGFVPPARVTAPPLLSERLPWLYPLAVLRGRVRQQWRWLHSGARWATTYDAAPLAHKVKPHKSLLLRELDPEQMWLQHNKVTNLRLAAAEVDGILIRPGETFSFNRVVGNCTRRRGFVEGMRLSQGTARPGVGGGICQLANLLHWMVLHSPLTVVERSEHSFDPFPDKGRVLPWGVGCSIVWPYVDLVVRNDTDLTFQVLTRVGERHLEGELRADGPTPRSYRVEARDEHFWTHEGRVFRSNEIWRTSIDKRTGRVVDDEQVKSNCALVTYAAPPDAIPC
- a CDS encoding EamA family transporter; its protein translation is MSGTGGRGGGAPEATSGTGVAFEVASVASVQFGAGLAARLFPLVGPLGTVAMRLGFATIVLTLVTRPWRRRWTRAELRASLVLGLSFAAMNTTLYLALARLPIATTVTLEFLGPLVLAIVTAASWGVRAWAVPAGLGVALLGGALSLADLWGVVFALTAAASWAAYIIANGRVGRSDSGLAGLTLGTAIAAVIVVPFGVVTAGSALWHPTVLLAGLGVAVLSSALPYSLDLLALQRLPTAVFGVLTSLNPGMAALSGLLVLDQPLSVQELVGIALVMLASAGVTLAPAITGRRRRGPEPFGDPLPPA